A single Phytohabitans houttuyneae DNA region contains:
- a CDS encoding long-chain-fatty-acid--CoA ligase: MQDSPSWTLVATSAAHARDRAEHTAVICQGRKVDYEWVHRSSNRAGHALLAAGVGRGTRVAYLGRESEYYYTVIVGCAKAGAVLVPINWRLTAREVKHILMDSGAALLFVDAEFRAVAEQVRAELPALRTLVQVDQVGVDDPGAGVKQWWSSMPETDLDPGTGPGDAVVQIYTSGTTGLPKGAVVPHRAFYTFPAIMKDAGVDWIDWFPEDISLISLPGLGTAGIAWFFLGFNVGLTSVVMRMFEPQEAVRLIKAHGVTITFAAPAMLRMMLDEREASPETFASMRKISYGGAPIPTNLLLRCLEVFGCEFAQIYASTETASVAVCLPPEDHKPGPRLRSAGRICPGNELKIIDKDGNPLPPGEIGQVCIRTPSRMLGYWNLPEANKKTIVDGWLLMGDMGYVDEDGYLFVGDRINDTIIVAGQNIYPAEVEMQLAEHPAVSDVAVVGIPDERWGEVVHSCIVLAEGARPTPRELTLFLRERLAAYKIPSVYHFVPSLERNPAGKVLRRAIRDRLKAEAS, translated from the coding sequence ATGCAAGACTCTCCATCGTGGACGTTGGTCGCGACGTCCGCCGCGCACGCCCGCGATCGGGCCGAGCACACCGCAGTCATCTGTCAAGGGCGCAAGGTGGACTACGAGTGGGTGCACCGGTCCAGCAACCGGGCGGGGCACGCGCTTCTCGCCGCGGGAGTCGGCCGCGGCACGCGAGTGGCCTACCTGGGCCGCGAGTCCGAGTACTACTACACCGTCATCGTCGGCTGTGCCAAGGCGGGCGCGGTGCTGGTGCCCATCAACTGGCGACTGACCGCGCGCGAGGTCAAGCACATCCTGATGGACTCCGGGGCGGCGCTGCTGTTCGTGGACGCCGAGTTTCGGGCGGTGGCCGAGCAGGTGCGGGCTGAGCTGCCCGCCCTGCGTACCCTCGTCCAGGTCGACCAGGTGGGTGTCGACGATCCCGGCGCCGGCGTCAAGCAGTGGTGGTCCTCGATGCCGGAGACCGACCTCGACCCCGGCACCGGGCCCGGCGACGCGGTGGTGCAGATCTACACCAGCGGCACCACGGGCCTGCCCAAGGGTGCCGTCGTGCCGCACCGCGCCTTCTACACGTTCCCCGCCATCATGAAGGACGCGGGCGTGGACTGGATCGACTGGTTTCCCGAGGACATCAGCCTGATCTCCCTGCCCGGCCTGGGCACCGCCGGCATCGCCTGGTTCTTCCTCGGCTTCAACGTCGGGCTGACCAGCGTCGTGATGCGCATGTTCGAGCCGCAGGAGGCGGTACGGCTGATCAAGGCGCACGGCGTCACGATCACGTTCGCCGCCCCGGCGATGCTCCGGATGATGCTCGACGAGCGGGAGGCCTCGCCCGAGACGTTCGCCTCGATGCGCAAGATCTCGTACGGCGGCGCGCCCATCCCCACCAACCTCCTGCTGCGCTGCCTGGAGGTCTTCGGCTGCGAGTTCGCGCAGATCTACGCCAGCACCGAGACGGCGAGCGTCGCGGTGTGCCTGCCACCGGAGGACCACAAGCCCGGGCCACGGCTGCGCTCGGCGGGACGGATCTGCCCCGGAAACGAGCTGAAGATCATCGACAAGGACGGCAACCCGCTGCCGCCCGGCGAGATCGGCCAGGTCTGCATCCGCACGCCGTCGCGGATGCTCGGCTACTGGAACCTGCCGGAGGCCAACAAGAAGACCATCGTCGACGGCTGGCTGCTGATGGGTGACATGGGGTACGTCGACGAGGACGGCTACCTGTTCGTCGGCGACCGGATCAACGACACCATCATCGTGGCGGGCCAGAACATCTACCCGGCCGAGGTGGAGATGCAGCTCGCTGAGCACCCGGCCGTCTCCGACGTCGCCGTCGTCGGCATCCCCGACGAGCGCTGGGGCGAGGTGGTGCACAGCTGCATCGTGCTCGCCGAGGGTGCGCGGCCCACGCCCCGCGAGCTGACGCTCTTCCTGCGCGAGCGGCTCGCCGCGTACAAGATCCCTTCCGTGTACCACTTCGTTCCCAGCCTGGAGCGCAACCCCGCCGGCAAGGTGCTGCGCCGCGCCATCCGGGACCGCCTCAAAGCCGAGGCCTCCTGA
- a CDS encoding type I polyketide synthase, translated as MPREFEASAAYGTDLHEPIAIIGIGLKFPGGSESADDFDEFLRDGRSGIRPIPEDRWDVAAFQANGTEEKGKITPSAGGFLDRIDLFDAPFFNISPKEAAYVDPQQRMVLETAWQALEHAGVDPTPLRRGNGGVYIGATSFDYALALDSLAYEDLDGHLAAGITMFPISGRLSYFLGWRGPSVNVDTACSSSLSALHMAMQGLRLRECDIALCGGVNALHHPRIMVMFSHGQMLAADGRCKTFDESADGYARAEGCGMVVLKRLADAERDGDNVLAVVRGTAIGQDGDSAGLTVPNGPAQELVFRNALADAGLKPADIQYVEAHGTGTPLGDPIELGAISNVFAASHTKDHPLIVGSAKTNVGHMEPASGIVGVIKSVLQLRSGTIYPHLNFEEPSRRIPWDAYPVSVPTECRPWDAPVRRALVNSFGFAGTIAAAVLEQAPERAEPDAPPRRPAVPSVFTLSGKNAAGLRRQAETYRAFVDREPDIDVASLCFTAALTRAHLPHRLAGVVTDRADLVKLLDAGMAADRPAAGSGVRKIAYMFAGQGSQYAGMGARLYAQFPVFRRHVDECDRLFARHLPESVRAVMHGQAADATLLNQTGYTQPALFTLEYALAQLWMSWGVRPNVLIGHSIGEVTAATIAGLFSLADAVTLVAHRAQLMQAVQAPGGMAAISAPVATVEPLLAAHPGLALAAVNSPNQTVVSGAEAPLVELISQVRDLGHQVERLTVSHAFHSPLMVEVFDRFRSAIAGITFRRPAIPLISNLTGAVAKFSEIGTAEYWVRHIGEPVLFMAGLQAIEQRGRHAFIEIGPSTALTAMARLSLPAGDHRWIASLRRSQPDGDHALRGLAELYSAGVNVAWPAVYADQEHPKVPLPTYAFERKRYWLPAKSRTASPASAASHPLLGPEVHEDVPRDGGVREFVAHYAADQPATLNGHAVGDEPVLPAAAYVELLLALRDAVYGDTRAAIRDLRVHEPLPLSTEATVEVRTRLRPLPDGGAEVEVVAGPDLQRYATATLTGDESAAGVDERLRALASEPGAVLEVADADDIYTDLASVDRRYEGAYRLVTSASRHPDGVVTATLTGRTGTAVEHLPVEILECALHSVVALDTQSPAFTPERFGSVRLLRKPRGEHLRVVARVEAVSSEQRRADILLLDGATPVAELLDVRLVLPGAPQKRPAFLHRLNWLRQRATPGPAGRARHVVVLGGDRARLAALTATPGLRLSYPDGHNSLAVALADNSVTDLCWFWQPAEGPPSVERWHREWETNYRDLLAVVGTLLAAGTGVSARLWLVTESAQWLPGDRPGTGEQLGAATLWGFAHSLLNENPKYRTTLVDLPLGGDLAVLAEEWQALDSGEFQVAYRDGQRYVRRLLAGESTPPWDGEFELRRQDAGEPELAPVPADGAPARGQIQIRVHAVAVEQDESGEAAPVTGSGFAGTVVAAGEGATFAAGDQVMAYHVGAVRKTVTVPTFAAAAVPVGVGLDAAAGQPVPYVAAHVALVERAKVAAGERVLVRAGGGAGQAVAALAVRAGAEVIAVAGPEARPWLARAGVRHVVDPHAADLPGEVRRLTGGHGADVVVDGGQLADPGPLAEGGRHVAVERTADPVKAGELMPRIADLLDCGELPPLSTVVYSLDEAGEALAHAPAVISTVEAPSTERAPVTIRPDRVYLVTGGLGGLGLVTAARLVDLGARHLVLVSRSGQPRDEYAELLRGLGERADVRLARADLGSPSDIARVMADIRNGAVPLGGIVHAAGVAGTSLVSNLTWEAIEEQLRAQAYGGWLLHEASLDFPELELFVVYSSISAVIGGATQSHYAAAFAFLDSLVAWRTRQGMPALSMNWGVWSRVGVSARLDDNLAQGLERGGIRYFSPARALRTFERLLSAPPSQPVVGQWDWDAHVSTSPLDNALYSRLVGERTVGESGVDLSGLMAQPKQQRMEAIEKLVLASVAAALHADDPDGIDSTTKFVALGLDSLMSLEVRTRLESAFRLPLPASLTFDHPSPQQLTEFLDGQLAPGADDARGPQASG; from the coding sequence ATGCCGCGTGAGTTCGAGGCATCGGCAGCGTACGGGACTGATCTGCACGAGCCGATCGCGATTATCGGCATCGGGCTGAAGTTTCCGGGTGGCAGCGAGTCGGCGGACGACTTCGACGAGTTTCTGCGCGATGGGCGAAGCGGCATCCGGCCAATTCCTGAGGACCGCTGGGATGTAGCGGCGTTCCAGGCGAACGGCACGGAGGAAAAGGGCAAGATCACGCCGTCGGCGGGCGGCTTCCTGGACCGGATCGACCTTTTCGACGCGCCGTTCTTCAACATCTCGCCGAAGGAGGCGGCCTACGTCGACCCCCAGCAGCGCATGGTGCTGGAGACGGCGTGGCAGGCGCTGGAGCACGCCGGCGTGGACCCGACGCCGCTGCGCCGCGGCAACGGCGGTGTCTACATCGGAGCGACGTCGTTCGACTACGCGCTGGCCCTGGACAGCCTGGCGTACGAGGATCTCGACGGTCACCTCGCCGCCGGCATCACGATGTTTCCGATCTCCGGCCGGCTCTCGTACTTCCTCGGCTGGCGCGGCCCGAGCGTCAATGTGGACACTGCCTGCTCCTCCTCGCTGAGCGCGCTGCACATGGCGATGCAGGGGCTGCGCCTGCGCGAGTGCGACATCGCGCTGTGCGGCGGGGTCAACGCGCTGCATCACCCGCGCATCATGGTCATGTTCTCCCACGGCCAGATGCTCGCCGCCGACGGGCGCTGCAAGACGTTCGACGAGTCGGCGGACGGCTACGCGCGGGCCGAGGGCTGCGGCATGGTGGTGCTCAAGCGGCTCGCCGACGCCGAACGCGACGGCGACAACGTGCTCGCCGTCGTGCGCGGCACCGCGATCGGGCAGGACGGCGACAGCGCCGGCCTCACCGTCCCGAACGGTCCGGCCCAGGAGCTGGTCTTCCGCAACGCGCTGGCCGACGCGGGCCTCAAGCCGGCGGACATCCAGTACGTGGAGGCGCACGGCACCGGTACGCCGCTGGGCGACCCGATCGAGCTCGGTGCGATCAGCAACGTCTTCGCCGCCTCGCACACCAAGGACCACCCGCTGATCGTGGGTTCGGCCAAGACCAACGTCGGGCACATGGAGCCGGCCTCCGGCATCGTCGGCGTGATCAAGTCGGTGCTGCAGCTGCGCTCGGGCACCATCTACCCGCATCTGAACTTCGAGGAGCCCTCGCGCCGCATCCCGTGGGACGCGTACCCGGTGAGCGTGCCGACCGAGTGCCGGCCGTGGGACGCGCCGGTACGGCGGGCACTGGTCAACAGCTTCGGTTTCGCCGGCACGATCGCGGCCGCGGTCCTGGAGCAGGCGCCGGAGCGGGCCGAGCCGGACGCCCCGCCGCGGCGGCCGGCGGTACCCAGCGTGTTCACGCTGTCCGGCAAGAACGCGGCCGGGCTGCGCCGCCAGGCCGAGACCTACCGGGCCTTCGTCGACCGGGAACCCGACATCGACGTCGCCTCGCTCTGCTTCACCGCGGCGCTCACCCGCGCACACCTGCCCCACCGCCTCGCCGGCGTCGTCACCGACCGGGCCGACCTCGTCAAGCTGCTGGACGCGGGCATGGCGGCGGACCGCCCGGCGGCCGGCTCCGGCGTACGCAAGATCGCCTACATGTTCGCCGGCCAGGGCTCGCAGTACGCCGGGATGGGCGCCCGGCTCTACGCCCAGTTTCCGGTGTTCCGCCGGCACGTGGACGAGTGCGACCGGCTGTTCGCCCGGCACCTGCCCGAGTCGGTGCGCGCGGTCATGCACGGCCAGGCCGCCGACGCCACGCTGCTGAACCAGACCGGGTACACGCAGCCCGCGCTCTTCACGCTCGAGTACGCGCTGGCCCAGCTCTGGATGTCCTGGGGCGTGCGGCCCAACGTGCTGATCGGCCACAGCATCGGTGAGGTCACCGCGGCCACGATCGCCGGCCTGTTCAGCCTCGCCGACGCGGTCACGCTTGTCGCGCACCGGGCCCAGCTGATGCAGGCGGTACAGGCGCCCGGCGGCATGGCCGCGATCAGCGCGCCGGTCGCCACCGTGGAGCCGCTGCTCGCCGCCCACCCCGGGCTCGCCCTCGCGGCCGTCAACTCGCCCAACCAGACCGTCGTGTCGGGCGCAGAGGCGCCGCTGGTGGAGCTGATCTCCCAGGTGCGCGACCTCGGCCACCAGGTCGAGCGGCTGACCGTGTCGCACGCGTTCCACTCCCCTCTCATGGTCGAGGTCTTCGACAGGTTCCGGTCGGCGATCGCCGGCATCACGTTCCGCCGGCCGGCCATCCCGCTGATCTCCAACCTCACCGGCGCGGTGGCCAAGTTCTCCGAGATCGGCACGGCGGAGTACTGGGTGCGGCACATCGGCGAGCCCGTGCTGTTCATGGCCGGCCTGCAGGCGATCGAGCAGCGCGGGCGGCACGCCTTCATCGAGATCGGGCCGTCGACGGCGCTGACCGCGATGGCCAGGCTGTCGCTTCCGGCCGGGGACCACCGCTGGATCGCCAGCCTGCGCCGCAGCCAGCCGGACGGCGACCACGCCCTGCGCGGCCTCGCCGAGCTCTACTCGGCCGGCGTCAACGTCGCCTGGCCGGCGGTCTACGCCGACCAGGAGCACCCGAAGGTGCCGCTTCCCACGTACGCCTTCGAGCGCAAGCGGTACTGGCTGCCGGCCAAGAGCCGCACGGCGAGTCCCGCCAGTGCGGCGAGCCACCCGCTGCTCGGCCCGGAGGTGCACGAGGACGTGCCGCGCGACGGCGGCGTACGCGAGTTCGTCGCGCACTACGCCGCCGACCAGCCGGCGACGCTCAACGGGCACGCCGTCGGCGACGAGCCGGTGCTGCCCGCGGCCGCCTACGTCGAGCTGTTGCTGGCGCTGCGCGACGCCGTGTACGGCGACACCCGCGCCGCGATCCGCGACCTGCGCGTGCACGAACCGCTGCCGCTGTCCACCGAGGCGACCGTCGAGGTGCGTACCCGGCTGCGCCCCCTGCCGGACGGCGGCGCCGAGGTCGAGGTGGTGGCCGGGCCGGACCTGCAGCGGTACGCCACCGCGACCCTCACCGGCGACGAATCCGCGGCTGGCGTCGACGAGCGCCTGCGCGCGCTCGCCAGCGAGCCGGGTGCGGTGCTGGAGGTCGCGGACGCCGACGACATCTACACCGACCTGGCCTCAGTGGACCGCCGGTACGAGGGCGCCTACCGCCTCGTCACGTCGGCGAGCCGCCATCCGGACGGCGTGGTGACCGCGACGCTCACCGGCCGCACCGGCACCGCCGTGGAGCACCTTCCCGTCGAGATCCTGGAGTGCGCCCTGCACAGCGTCGTCGCGCTGGACACGCAGAGCCCGGCGTTCACGCCGGAGCGGTTCGGCAGCGTGCGGCTGCTGCGCAAGCCACGCGGCGAGCACCTGCGCGTGGTGGCCCGCGTCGAGGCCGTCTCCAGCGAGCAGCGGCGCGCCGACATCCTGCTGCTCGACGGCGCCACGCCGGTCGCCGAGCTGCTGGACGTGCGCCTCGTGCTGCCCGGCGCACCGCAGAAGCGCCCGGCGTTCCTGCACCGCCTGAACTGGCTGCGGCAGCGTGCCACACCCGGCCCGGCCGGGCGCGCCCGCCACGTGGTCGTCCTCGGCGGTGACCGGGCCCGGCTGGCCGCCCTCACCGCGACACCGGGACTGCGACTGTCCTACCCGGACGGTCACAACAGCCTGGCCGTCGCGCTCGCCGACAACTCGGTCACCGACCTGTGCTGGTTCTGGCAGCCGGCGGAAGGACCGCCGTCGGTCGAGCGCTGGCACCGGGAGTGGGAGACCAACTACCGCGACCTGCTGGCCGTCGTGGGCACGCTTCTGGCCGCCGGTACCGGCGTTTCGGCGCGCCTGTGGCTGGTCACCGAGTCCGCCCAGTGGCTGCCCGGAGACCGCCCCGGGACCGGTGAGCAGCTCGGCGCCGCCACGCTCTGGGGCTTCGCGCACTCCCTGCTCAACGAAAACCCGAAGTACCGCACGACGCTTGTCGACCTCCCGCTCGGCGGCGACCTCGCGGTCCTGGCCGAGGAGTGGCAGGCACTGGACAGCGGCGAGTTCCAGGTCGCCTACCGCGACGGCCAGCGGTACGTGCGCCGGCTGCTCGCCGGTGAGTCCACGCCGCCGTGGGACGGCGAGTTCGAGCTGCGCCGCCAGGACGCCGGCGAGCCGGAGCTGGCGCCGGTGCCGGCGGACGGCGCCCCGGCCCGGGGACAGATCCAGATACGGGTACACGCCGTGGCCGTGGAGCAGGACGAGTCCGGCGAGGCCGCCCCCGTCACGGGTTCGGGCTTCGCGGGCACGGTCGTCGCCGCCGGCGAGGGTGCCACATTCGCCGCCGGTGACCAGGTGATGGCCTATCACGTCGGCGCCGTACGGAAGACCGTCACGGTGCCCACCTTCGCCGCGGCCGCGGTGCCGGTCGGTGTCGGGCTCGACGCCGCGGCCGGGCAGCCGGTGCCGTACGTCGCCGCGCATGTCGCTCTGGTGGAGCGTGCGAAGGTGGCGGCCGGAGAGCGGGTGCTGGTCCGGGCGGGCGGCGGTGCCGGCCAAGCGGTGGCGGCGCTGGCGGTCCGCGCGGGCGCCGAGGTGATCGCCGTGGCCGGGCCGGAGGCACGGCCGTGGCTGGCCCGGGCAGGCGTACGGCACGTTGTCGACCCGCACGCCGCCGACCTGCCCGGCGAGGTGCGGCGGCTCACCGGCGGGCACGGCGCGGACGTCGTGGTCGACGGTGGCCAGCTGGCCGATCCCGGCCCCCTCGCCGAAGGCGGCCGCCACGTAGCGGTCGAGCGCACGGCGGACCCGGTGAAGGCCGGCGAGCTGATGCCCCGGATCGCGGACCTGCTCGACTGCGGCGAGCTGCCGCCGCTGTCCACCGTGGTCTACAGCTTGGACGAGGCCGGCGAGGCGCTGGCCCACGCGCCAGCGGTCATCTCGACCGTGGAAGCGCCGAGCACCGAGCGGGCGCCGGTGACCATACGGCCCGACCGGGTGTACCTGGTCACCGGTGGCCTGGGCGGTCTCGGCCTCGTGACCGCCGCACGCCTCGTCGACCTCGGCGCCCGGCACCTGGTCCTGGTCAGCCGCAGCGGCCAGCCGCGAGACGAGTACGCCGAGCTGCTGCGCGGGCTCGGCGAGCGGGCCGACGTGCGGCTCGCCCGCGCCGACCTCGGCTCCCCGTCGGACATCGCGCGGGTCATGGCGGACATCCGGAACGGCGCGGTACCGCTGGGCGGCATCGTGCACGCCGCCGGTGTGGCGGGCACCTCGCTGGTCTCCAACCTGACCTGGGAAGCGATCGAGGAGCAACTGCGGGCGCAGGCGTACGGCGGATGGCTGCTGCACGAGGCGAGCCTGGACTTCCCGGAGCTGGAGCTCTTCGTGGTGTACTCGTCCATCTCCGCGGTGATCGGCGGCGCGACCCAGTCCCACTACGCGGCCGCGTTCGCCTTCCTGGACAGCCTCGTCGCCTGGCGCACCCGGCAAGGGATGCCGGCGCTGTCGATGAACTGGGGCGTGTGGTCCCGGGTCGGCGTCTCGGCCCGGCTGGACGACAACCTCGCGCAAGGCCTGGAGCGCGGCGGTATCCGGTACTTCTCCCCGGCTCGCGCGCTGCGTACCTTCGAGCGGCTGCTGTCGGCGCCGCCGTCGCAGCCGGTCGTCGGCCAGTGGGACTGGGACGCGCACGTGTCCACAAGCCCGCTGGACAACGCGCTGTACTCGCGGCTCGTGGGCGAGCGCACCGTCGGCGAGTCCGGTGTGGACCTGAGCGGGCTGATGGCCCAGCCCAAGCAGCAGCGGATGGAAGCCATCGAGAAGCTCGTGCTGGCCAGCGTCGCCGCCGCCCTGCACGCCGACGACCCGGACGGCATCGACAGCACCACGAAGTTTGTGGCCCTCGGCCTGGACTCGCTGATGTCGCTGGAGGTCAGGACGCGCCTGGAGTCCGCGTTCCGGCTGCCGCTGCCCGCCTCGCTCACGTTCGACCACCCCTCGCCGCAGCAGCTCACGGAGTTTCTGGACGGGCAGCTCGCACCCGGTGCGGACGACGCCCGCGGACCGCAGGCATCCGGCTGA
- a CDS encoding acyl carrier protein gives MTISQRLREMSSLERRDALEELVLAYLRNVLSMTDDEDFAVDRSYFDMGMTSLTLTDARDYLQSLLDVTIDATVLFNEPTVGHLVNYLTDALSEVPADEETIHAA, from the coding sequence ATGACCATCAGCCAGCGCCTACGCGAAATGTCCTCATTGGAGCGTCGAGACGCGCTGGAGGAACTCGTCCTGGCCTACCTGCGCAATGTCTTGTCGATGACCGACGATGAGGATTTCGCGGTGGACCGCAGCTATTTCGACATGGGCATGACCTCCCTGACGCTCACTGACGCCAGGGATTACCTGCAGAGCCTGCTCGACGTCACGATCGACGCGACGGTCCTCTTCAACGAGCCCACTGTCGGGCACCTGGTGAACTACCTGACCGACGCGCTGTCGGAGGTACCGGCCGATGAGGAGACAATCCATGCCGCGTGA